TAATCTTCCTGTTTGCATATTGATTGACTGAGTATTAACATAATCTGTAATGCAGGGGATTCTCTACGTTTCATGCTCTCTTTGTATCATCTGCATCTTTCTACCTCATCTTCTTATCGGATGTCTTCAATGCGAATTCACAGGAGGTAGTTATTAATAAATCATCAAGGTTATCAGATACAGTATTGGGGGTAAGTTGAAGACATAAGCAAATTTTAGTTGTTAGTCTCATAACATAATGTCACTTGTTTTGGAACATTGTTGTTAAGATTTTGTCTGTCATACTATGTGAAATTTATATACGAATGTTAACTTGTTCTGTTTTGGGTTTTCATTATACTTCCCTGCACAGATATCTATTGGTTATTTTCTAACAGATCTGGCTATGATTCTTTGGAACTTTCCAGCTTTAGGGGGTCTTGAATATATAAGTAGATATAGTCTTTCTTGTTATTGTTCTTAACACATTAACAACAGTATCAATGCACACTATCTGACACAATATTTAGGTTCTACACCACGGGCTATCCATAGGTTCCATTACACTATCCCTGCTAAGTGGTCAAGTTCATATCTACATACTAATGGTTCTTTTCTCTGAGAGCACTACTCCTTTTGTAAATCTTAGATGGTAAATCTCTTGTTCAGAATTTCATTTACCTTCATGTGCTTCTATAACATTACTTATAACAAAAGTTCTATATATAGGTACTTGGATATTGCTGGACTTAAGAGTTCCAAACTTTACATTTGGAATGGCATATCATTGTTCCTCGGGTGGTTGGTACTGCTACTGTCTGATAATTATAGTCTTCACCTAACTCTAATTACTCTGCTAAGTTGGTTAAGTATACTGTCTAGAACATTGTAATGATAAAATGTACAGATAAAATATGTATCATCCAACTAAAACATGGATCTGAAAATGCTGAAGCTATTTGTTTTTCGACAGCAGATGCAGAAATTTAGTCCTTACAATAAATGTTTGTACGAATGTCAAACTTTGTTGTGACTTTTGGTTTTTGTTGGTTGTTATGGAACTACTTTTCATGGTAGTTCCAGGTGCAAACCAGTCAGACCATAATGAACTTTTTGTGCAGAGTGAATTCAATTCAACCGCTTGAAAtttctatccttaattattatcTATTCTGTGGTAGGTTGCAAGGATTTTCTTATTCATGTTCCTTTTTTACCATATATGGACCCATTTGGTTGAGGTTAGCATGTGCTCTATGATCCACTGTGGCCCTGTTACATAATTCTTCAcaattttccttctttattgcaCTGAAGAAAAactgtatatttattttaggtgCAGGAGGTGTTTCTTTTTGGCTTTTACACCTTGATTATGGTGCCTTCTGTGTTGGCAGTGATGAACATATTTTGGTTCTGGAAGATTGCAAAGGGCATGGTTAAAACTCTCACTAAAGCAAAACACAACAAGGGAGCATGACAATATACTCTTAACATAGTATCTTGACATGGCCAACAATTGTTTTATAGAACAGTTACAATCAACACTTTTGTTTTAACCTGAAATTTTAAGCTTTActtgtatattttgaaatttgaaatactCAATTGAAATTCTTTGTGTCAAAATATGACCTCAATCATTTtcttagcttttttttttctaatgaacAAGAGTTAAATTAGGTTCTTCCTATTTTTACTGATCAGTTGGTAAGCTAGAAGGATCTAACTTATAGAAAATGCTAGTTATCCATTATGAATGAGAATTTAGTGCTGTTATCTTGTTTTCCTACTAAACTCAATTATCTCAtacacaatttaaatatattttttttatccagtgttttttaatgataaaactCTGACGAATAAggtttcaaaatgaaaaatacttctgataaataaattagaaaatgataataaatattattgccTTATATGGGAATAATGTATGCTTTTTAGAAGATATTTAGTCAAAGTTATTCTTAGTAGAAAACTTAGTATAATTATAATCTTTACGTAATTAATTCAGTGAATATTTACTAGAATAGTATGGAAGAAAAgagtaaatgtaatttttaatttttaactttataataactttattttcattaataagaTATCGGTAtgatgtattttaaataattaagagtAAATAAGTATAGTGTGACTTTTGAAGAAATTACAaaagtgtattaatattttcgctaaaaagaattaaatatcttttaattataaattatgacaaactaaaatactaaaaagattTATAATTCGTATTACAGTTACGTCTAAACGTAAAGATGGATAAATGATTCACAAACATTTTCGAAGGTATCTCTAATCTTCATGCCATGATACCATCcataatcttaaaatattatttagtacagataagtaaataaataaaaaaaataacaagataaTAACTAATAGTGAGTAAAAAGATACACTCTGAAAtattaaaagttcaaaaaaGATATGTCATCTCTGCacccttctttttctctttttagtaTACATTCAGAGTTTTTTTAAaggtattattttttactacaCACATAATGTTTTTTCATGAAAAGAATAATGTCTCCCGCATCacgttatatttatttttctttaaaataaataataaataaacaattttaaaaaaaatattttatccgtattttcttataaaaaataataagtcaTACAATAAGTGGTCTAGGTCggtttctttcctttctttgccaccattttttaaaataaaagaatacaaaatcatcaaaataaaaaaaaaaagatgtcaATTCTAATCGGGTTCACCTTTCAAAAATCTCAAACAATCCATAATAATCTTCAAACAAATTCATAAACCTTTTTCTAGATAGAGAGCGATCCTTGATtgtttatcataatttttttttgtttcttaatagtttctttatattattattgttttaggaaaaattaaatattttgaaaaactacgtcaactttatatatttaattaaaggtactgttTTTAGGCAGATGCAGTAGGTACTAATACTTTCTTTACGCAAaccacatttttattttatggttttacatagtttttcaataataaattatgatggTGACTcccaaattttttttctcaaactcgTTTGTCTTCGGATCACCGTTGTGATTCCGATTGCGACAATAGACATTCTATTTAAATGTGTTATTATGTCATAAAAATTCAGATTTTCGATAATaagaatagaaaaatatttttaatttttaaaaaattaaaatgtaaataaaaaactacTAAGGTGAGTATTtcattgaaacaaaaatattatcaaaacatGGTTTGATAGATAAAATCCAtacaaagtaaaataaaagatgaatagCTATTCCACATTTCATTCtgataattcatttttaaaaataatatcgtaactaaaaaaaataattttgtatttttaaaaaaataataataaaagataaaattatggTTGTAAGATGgatggtttttttttattaaatattaaggAGACATGATCCTGTATTCAGTATCATTCTCTGTTTATGATATAACTTTActtgaatattaatattaattagattCACTTCTGTTATCtatagtaaaaataaagaaatattctaATTGTTGTACATATTTCTACTTGTAAAATTACCATCAAATGTTACTTCtttccaaaattattcttaattatttttttcatggttTTAACTAAAAGaagaactaaataaaaataacatgttaTCCAACAtttaaggaaattaaaaaaaaataattattaaaataaataaatttaaagttaaattataacttgtttaaatcaaatattacaataaaagtAGAAATAGAAATGGTGACATTTTTACACTCATCAAAGAAAAATACTCTCATAATATCataaactattaatatttttttacattttaatttaaaatattaatgctTGTATCAAAGGAGTGCAATTTTTTTTGTGggtattaaagttttttttaattaaaaacaaatgtttGTACGGTTTTTTTTTCGTGTAACCATTACAGTTCTTAGGCACAAGAATAACATCAGAAAGCATCACGTTACCTGTACCCAAAATTCCAAAGAAGAATGAACATTTTAGCCACGAATCCAATTTCGGTTATGTTACACGACACCTAAggaaaaattttaagaattgatGAGCATCAACTTTGCTTAAGCCGTGATCTCAGCACttctaaaaaaatgaaaaaataaatgaaattctTCTCAAAAGGTATAAGTGAacaatgcaataaaaaaattatttataaattaaaatttattattattcttcaaactttaaaaataaataaatataatttttttaatctaaatatatttacaagaaaataatttacataatttaacaCGCGATGActtcattattaattaaaaatatattttacatatcaatttattttaaataactaaattaaaaacctatatttatttaattttaaaatttaaagatcaaaatatattacattttttaaagtgATTTTCGTATGTTGTAaacatattcttaaaaaaaaaatatcttaagtACAATACTTTCTCTGCTGAAGACCGTCAACTACCAATCAATTTTGTGGTGTAAGACTGTTAGCTATTCAGACGGAATGTTACGGAAACGGAACACTGATAATTCGTGGTTGTTGCATGTATACGTCTTTTCTTTCTATACACTTCAGAAGCTTTGCCTTTGCTTTCCCGAATTAGGTtttgctttctctttttttcattcCGCGATGTCTTTGCCTCTATTTCCTCCCTTCCTCttctattttgtattttttcattttatttttggtagCAGTAAATGCACACGTTCTATCTTTCTACAAAAGTTCTTATCATTCAAATCTGAGAACTATGATCGGTTGTGGTAACGCTTGATTTTGAGGATGGTGAGTCGTAATTACCGTGCTAGGTAGTGTCTGTTTAGGGTAGATAAAAGTTTgagcctttttttttttggcgtGTTCAAGATGTGGAGTAGATGGTGGTGTGCCGGTGGTGGAGGATCGATTCTGAGGCAAAGGGTGTCTTTTGTTTTTAGTGGAAGCCATGGTTGTGGGGGAAAGGTTCAGCCTTTTGATCCTTTGAGGGGTTTTGAAGGGGAATGTGGTGGAAGGAGAGGAGGGGTGGCGTTTGTGTTGAGGCAGATGAAGAGCGGTGTCTGTTCCACAGCTTCAGTTTCACACCCTGCTGATGCTGTCAGTGGGAATGGGAATGAGAAtagtaataatagtaataataatgataataataagaGTAATGATGATAATGGAAATGGAAAAAAAGGGTCTATGTCCTTCCGTGAGGCTAAGAAGCTAATGAGATTGGCGAATGTGGAATCGCTAAAGGAGAAGCTTGAAAGGGAGGAAAAGGAGATTATTCCCTACTGTGAGCTTCTTGAAGAGTGTAAGAAAATGGGTGTTGCAAGAGATGCTGAGGAGGCTGCAACATTTGCACATTGTCTTGATGATGCTGGGGTTATTCTCCTCTTCAGAGACAAGGTCTATCTGCATCCTGATAAGGTGACTGCTCTCTATCATGATTCTATCATTCAGTGTTTGATAATTGTTTCTcagaaagaaaattttgaatctGTTACCGTGTGGCTCTCTTAAAACATGGCCAAATCAAGCATGTATTCAATGCCAGCAGATACCATTCATTACCCCTTTTCATGGTCCCCTAGCTTTTAGGCTTTGTTTGGAAGTTTAGAATACTTTGTACTGCGACATTcctttttttgttaatttgtggGAGTTGCAAATTAATAGATTGTCTGAATGATAGGGGATGAAAGGATTGTGTTTGCTGTTAATCTTTGAACTTCACTTTCTGACATGGAAACGCTGTTGTCTGCATTAATGTGAGTTGGTTCAAACTCACCGAAACATGATCTTTCATCAAGTGGAATAATATTGTGTGATCCAAGTAGCCAACCTTATTAAATGAGTACAATATTGTTATTGGTACACTCGCTGATAGAAGGCATGGATACTTCAAAACTGTGACTTTGTTAAACACAAATCTATTGTTTTTATCAGCAATTTGTTGAGTACTTCTGTGTTGCTGTTGttttaaaattggaattttGTTTTACCAACTTATATTGAGCTTGTACACAAACCTTTATTATATTAATCATCCAAATAAAACTTACCAAAAAGATCTAGTTTATAAATATACCAAATGTTTCCTTCCATATAAGAAGCCCTGTGTTGTATGATTTGTAGATTGATGATCCCTTTTGTATTGCATGGTGAATATCAGGTGGTGGATATGGTTAGAAGAGCAGTTCCACTGGCACTAACAGAAGATGGTGATCCAATGATGGAGGAGCTAAAGAAGCTGCAAGAGAAGAAGACAGAAATTGACACGTTGGCACACAAGCAGGTTCGGAGAATCCTGTGGTCTGGACTAGGACTTGGTGTGTTTACTGTTGGACTGTTCTTCAGGCTAACATTCTGGGAATTCTCATGGGATGTGATGGAACCTATCACATATTTCACCACTTCCACTGGTTTGGTAGTAGGCTATGCCTACTTCTTGTTCACTTCTAGAGACCCCACTTACCAAGATTTCATGAAGAGACTCTTTCACTCCAGACAGAAGATCCTTCACAGGAACTACAATTTTGATGTTGACAGATTCAATGAGCTCCGATGCATGTGCCATAAACCCTTGAATGCCAAAGCCATTTTCAGAAATCGCTCTGGGGTGGAACAGGATTTGGAGGATGTTTTGCGCAAAGATTAACCGACTAACATTTCTTTTAGTATCGTATTCATACTTATGGTTTCTAAAGATAAAATCTTTACATTAACCGTTGtgaacaaaataagaaaaatcttTCATTATTCATTTATTCCTTTTAGTtgtataaactttattttcatgTCCTTTAAACTTGATGATAATAAGTCACTCTAGTTCCTTcatgtattattttaatctcTTTAATTGTTGTCATCTCATCTCATAAAGATTAAAAACAGTATGCTTAAAAACTAAAAGATTGAGTTTTTTTTCACCATATTAGTGCAATTTTAAtcaaaaaatttacaaattttatgcataacattccaaaaatatagcACAAAACTATACACAGGTgttatcatttaataatat
This window of the Vigna angularis cultivar LongXiaoDou No.4 chromosome 7, ASM1680809v1, whole genome shotgun sequence genome carries:
- the LOC108337122 gene encoding uncharacterized protein LOC108337122 isoform X4, whose protein sequence is MEFTYSFGSFSFYEYASPTKLLLWLTSIFSGIIFCLIAYTSTAVLSSLLIKGYGKLSSAEKIEWNNRGFSTFHALFVSSASFYLIFLSDVFNANSQEVVINKSSRLSDTVLGISIGYFLTDLAMILWNFPALGGLEYVLHHGLSIGSITLSLLSGQVHIYILMVLFSESTTPFVNLRWYLDIAGLKSSKLYIWNGISLFLGWLQGFSYSCSFFTIYGPIWLSDEHILVLEDCKGHG
- the LOC108337122 gene encoding uncharacterized protein LOC108337122 isoform X2 — translated: MEFTYSFGSFSFYEYASPTKLLLWLTSIFSGIIFCLIAYTSTAVLSSLLIKGYGKLSSAEKIEWNNRGFSTFHALFVSSASFYLIFLSDVFNANSQEVVINKSSRLSDTVLGISIGYFLTDLAMILWNFPALGGLEYVLHHGLSIGSITLSLLSGQVHIYILMVLFSESTTPFVNLRWYLDIAGLKSSKLYIWNGISLFLGWLVQEVFLFGFYTLIMVPSVLAVMNIFWFWKIAKGMVKTLTKAKHNKGA
- the LOC108337122 gene encoding uncharacterized protein LOC108337122 isoform X1, translated to MEFTYSFGSFSFYEYASPTKLLLWLTSIFSGIIFCLIAYTSTAVLSSLLIKGYGKLSSAEKIEWNNRGFSTFHALFVSSASFYLIFLSDVFNANSQEVVINKSSRLSDTVLGISIGYFLTDLAMILWNFPALGGLEYVLHHGLSIGSITLSLLSGQVHIYILMVLFSESTTPFVNLRWYLDIAGLKSSKLYIWNGISLFLGWLVARIFLFMFLFYHIWTHLVEVQEVFLFGFYTLIMVPSVLAVMNIFWFWKIAKGMVKTLTKAKHNKGA
- the LOC108337122 gene encoding uncharacterized protein LOC108337122 isoform X3, whose product is MEFTYSFGSFSFYEYASPTKLLLWLTSIFSGIIFCLIAYTSTAVLSSLLIKGYGKLSSAEKIEWNNRGFSTFHALFVSSASFYLIFLSDVFNANSQEVVINKSSRLSDTVLGVLHHGLSIGSITLSLLSGQVHIYILMVLFSESTTPFVNLRWYLDIAGLKSSKLYIWNGISLFLGWLVARIFLFMFLFYHIWTHLVEVQEVFLFGFYTLIMVPSVLAVMNIFWFWKIAKGMVKTLTKAKHNKGA
- the LOC108337265 gene encoding calcium uniporter protein 6, mitochondrial, with translation MWSRWWCAGGGGSILRQRVSFVFSGSHGCGGKVQPFDPLRGFEGECGGRRGGVAFVLRQMKSGVCSTASVSHPADAVSGNGNENSNNSNNNDNNKSNDDNGNGKKGSMSFREAKKLMRLANVESLKEKLEREEKEIIPYCELLEECKKMGVARDAEEAATFAHCLDDAGVILLFRDKVYLHPDKVVDMVRRAVPLALTEDGDPMMEELKKLQEKKTEIDTLAHKQVRRILWSGLGLGVFTVGLFFRLTFWEFSWDVMEPITYFTTSTGLVVGYAYFLFTSRDPTYQDFMKRLFHSRQKILHRNYNFDVDRFNELRCMCHKPLNAKAIFRNRSGVEQDLEDVLRKD
- the LOC108337122 gene encoding uncharacterized protein LOC108337122 isoform X6, translating into MEFTYSFGSFSFYEYASPTKLLLWLTSIFSGIIFCLIAYTSTAVLSSLLIKGYGKLSSAEKIEWNNRGFSTFHALFVSSASFYLIFLSDVFNANSQEVVINKSSRLSDTVLGISIGYFLTDLAMILWNFPALGGLEYVLHHGLSIGSITLSLLSGQVHIYILMVLFSESTTPFVNLRWYLDIAGLKSSKLYIWNGISLFLGWLVARIFLFMFLFYHIWTHLVE
- the LOC108337122 gene encoding uncharacterized protein LOC108337122 isoform X5, which encodes MEFTYSFGSFSFYEYASPTKLLLWLTSIFSGIIFCLIAYTSTAVLSSLLIKGYGKLSSAEKIEWNNRGFSTFHALFVSSASFYLIFLSDVFNANSQEVVINKSSRLSDTVLGISIGYFLTDLAMILWNFPALGGLEYVLHHGLSIGSITLSLLSGQVHIYILMVLFSESTTPFVNLRWYLDIAGLKSSKLYIWNGISLFLGWLQGFSYSCSFFTIYGPIWLRCRRCFFLAFTP